A window from Enterocloster bolteae encodes these proteins:
- a CDS encoding LysR family transcriptional regulator, whose translation MNLKQMEYFTAIVNEGSISAAAKALHISQPPLSTQMKLLEEELGLTLFQRGSRSILLTDAGKVLYERAQGILDMTGAVLEELEQMGQGLLGSLRLGMISSVETEPIIGKIAAFRQEHPGVKFRIYEGNTYQLLDKLNTGIIEAAIVRSPFPEEPYDCFYLSGDIMIAVGERCFFPRPGADTISLKELCSCPLVVYRRWEGVLNRLFAPDCPDYLCINDDARTSLTWAETGSGVAVVPASIARCVRPDILMKPLDTRDFTSRITLVCRKNGPLSAVMKEFLDYFTGQPPLS comes from the coding sequence TTGAATCTGAAACAGATGGAATATTTTACTGCCATTGTCAATGAGGGGAGCATATCGGCGGCAGCCAAGGCGCTCCACATTTCCCAGCCTCCCCTCAGCACCCAGATGAAGCTTTTGGAGGAGGAACTGGGGCTGACCCTGTTCCAGCGCGGCTCACGAAGCATCCTGCTGACAGATGCGGGCAAGGTCCTCTACGAACGGGCCCAGGGCATCCTGGACATGACAGGGGCTGTGCTGGAGGAACTGGAACAGATGGGGCAGGGACTTCTGGGCTCCCTGCGCCTGGGTATGATTTCTTCCGTGGAAACCGAACCCATCATAGGAAAGATTGCCGCCTTCCGCCAGGAGCATCCCGGGGTGAAATTCCGCATCTACGAGGGTAATACATATCAGCTCCTGGACAAGCTGAATACCGGAATCATCGAGGCTGCCATTGTGCGCAGCCCTTTTCCCGAGGAACCCTATGACTGCTTTTATCTGTCCGGGGACATCATGATAGCTGTGGGTGAACGCTGCTTCTTTCCCCGTCCCGGGGCGGATACTATTTCCCTTAAGGAACTGTGCTCCTGTCCCCTGGTTGTGTACCGCAGATGGGAAGGGGTGTTAAACCGCCTGTTTGCACCGGACTGCCCGGATTATCTGTGCATCAACGACGATGCCCGGACCAGCCTTACATGGGCGGAGACAGGCAGCGGCGTTGCGGTGGTGCCGGCCTCTATCGCCAGGTGCGTCCGGCCGGACATTCTCATGAAGCCTCTGGATACCCGTGACTTCACCAGCCGGATTACGCTGGTCTGCCGGAAAAACGGACCCCTGTCGGCTGTGATGAAGGAGTTTCTGGATTACTTTACAGGCCAGCCTCCCCTTTCCTGA
- a CDS encoding ABC transporter ATP-binding protein, whose amino-acid sequence MKRLFSYMKDYKLESILGPLFKMLEASFELFVPLVVARMVDVGIRGRDSGYILKMGGVLVLLALIGLACSLTAQYFAAKAATGAATSLRNDLFSHIGRLSYTEIDTVGTSTLITRMTSDINQVQSGINMTLRLLLRSPFVVFGAMVMAFTVDVRSAFVFVVTIPVLCVVVFGIMAVSMPLYKSVQRQLDKVLLTTRENLLGVRVIRAFNRQKSETEKFDRENGNLVRMQVFVGKISALLNPVTYVIINIAVVAVIWVGAEQADSGIITQGKVIALVNYMSQILVELIKMANLIIIISKAVACMNRVDSIFKVESSIEDKGRHGSRKPGSQNSGSQNSGSQNPGPQNSGPQNPALRIPKVEFKDMEFVYAGAKEPALKDISFCAMAGQTIGVIGGTGSGKSTLVNLIPRFYDAASGQVLVDGTDVKEYSLDELRDKTGVVPQKSVLFKGTLRDNMRWGKQDASDEEIYRALDTAQAREFVDSKGEGLDLYIDQGGHNLSGGQRQRLTIARALVRRPEILIMDDSASALDFATDARLRKAIRENTGDMTVFIVSQRATTIKSADTILVLDEGRLAGMGTHKELLKDCQVYREICLSQLSKEEVERDEQ is encoded by the coding sequence ATGAAACGATTGTTCAGCTATATGAAGGATTACAAGCTAGAAAGCATACTGGGACCGCTGTTTAAGATGCTGGAGGCCAGCTTTGAGCTGTTTGTGCCCCTGGTGGTGGCCCGTATGGTGGACGTGGGCATACGGGGCAGGGACAGCGGATATATTCTTAAAATGGGAGGCGTTCTGGTGCTGCTGGCCCTGATTGGCCTGGCATGCTCCCTGACAGCCCAGTATTTTGCCGCCAAGGCAGCCACGGGGGCAGCCACCTCCCTGCGCAATGATTTGTTTTCCCATATAGGAAGATTGTCCTACACAGAGATAGACACAGTGGGCACGTCCACACTGATAACAAGGATGACCAGCGACATCAACCAGGTGCAGAGCGGCATCAACATGACGCTGCGCCTTCTGCTCCGCTCACCCTTTGTAGTATTTGGCGCCATGGTTATGGCCTTTACCGTGGATGTGCGCTCGGCCTTTGTTTTCGTGGTCACCATACCGGTGCTCTGCGTGGTGGTGTTCGGCATCATGGCAGTCAGCATGCCGCTCTATAAATCCGTGCAGAGACAGCTGGACAAGGTGCTGTTAACCACCAGGGAAAACCTGCTGGGGGTCCGTGTCATCCGCGCCTTTAACAGACAGAAAAGTGAGACGGAGAAATTTGACCGGGAAAACGGAAACCTGGTCAGGATGCAGGTGTTTGTGGGAAAGATATCCGCCCTGTTAAACCCTGTGACCTATGTCATTATAAACATAGCCGTGGTGGCCGTCATATGGGTGGGAGCGGAACAGGCGGACAGCGGTATCATTACCCAGGGAAAGGTGATTGCCCTGGTAAATTACATGTCCCAGATTCTGGTAGAGCTCATAAAGATGGCAAACCTGATTATCATTATATCCAAGGCAGTTGCCTGCATGAACCGGGTGGACAGCATATTTAAGGTGGAGAGCAGCATTGAGGACAAGGGGAGGCACGGCTCCCGGAAACCCGGTTCTCAGAATTCCGGTTCTCAGAATTCCGGTTCTCAGAATCCCGGCCCGCAGAATTCCGGCCCGCAGAATCCCGCATTACGGATTCCCAAGGTAGAGTTTAAAGATATGGAATTCGTGTATGCGGGGGCAAAGGAGCCGGCCTTAAAGGATATTTCCTTTTGTGCCATGGCAGGACAGACCATAGGCGTCATAGGCGGAACCGGATCCGGTAAATCCACCCTGGTGAACCTGATTCCCCGATTTTACGATGCCGCCTCAGGGCAGGTCCTGGTGGACGGGACAGATGTAAAGGAATATTCTCTGGATGAGCTGCGGGACAAAACCGGAGTGGTGCCGCAGAAATCCGTACTGTTTAAGGGAACGCTGCGGGACAATATGCGCTGGGGAAAACAGGACGCGTCGGATGAGGAAATCTACCGGGCTCTGGATACGGCCCAGGCCCGGGAGTTTGTGGATTCCAAGGGAGAGGGACTGGATCTATACATTGACCAGGGAGGCCATAACCTCTCAGGAGGACAGCGCCAAAGGCTGACCATAGCCAGGGCCCTGGTGAGGAGGCCGGAAATCCTGATTATGGACGACAGCGCTTCGGCCCTGGACTTTGCCACGGATGCCAGGCTGAGAAAGGCTATCCGGGAGAACACCGGGGATATGACCGTATTCATTGTATCACAGCGGGCCACTACCATTAAGAGCGCTGACACCATCCTGGTGCTGGACGAGGGTCGTCTGGCAGGCATGGGCACCCATAAGGAGCTTCTTAAGGACTGCCAGGTATACAGGGAGATTTGTCTGTCACAGCTTTCAAAGGAGGAGGTGGAACGGGATGAGCAGTAA
- a CDS encoding ABC transporter ATP-binding protein: protein MSSKKNALDKNRSRETLKRILKYISQYKWSVILSLFLALITVALTLYVPILTGRAVDRIVSAGHVDFAGLKGILITILGAVAVTSVSQWLMNHINNIITYRVVKDIRTRAFNQLEVMPLSYIDVHPSGDIISRIIADIDQFSEGLLMGFTQLFTGVLTIAGTLLFMLSIQPAITAVVVVLTPISLFVASFIAKKTFVMFRKQSETRGELTSLTDEMLGNMKVVQAFGHQEEAQKQFEEINERLAGYSLRATFFSSITNPATRFVNSLVYAAVGITGAYGAIRGLITVGQLTSFLSYANQYTKPFNEISGVVTELQNALASAARVFELIDEKTMIEDREDATVLRGAKGSVDLEQVCFSYTPEKKLIEDFNLSVQPGQRVAIVGPTGCGKTTIINLLMRFYDVDSGAIKVEGTDIRDVTRESLRTSYGMVLQDTWLKSGTIRDNIAYGHPNATEEEIIQAAKQAHAHGFIMRMPDGYATVISEDGGNLSQGQKQLLCIARVMLCLPPMLILDEATSSIDTRTEIKVQKAFAQMMEGRTSFIVAHRLSTIREADVILVMRDGKIVEKGKHEELLGMHGFYADIYNAQFARG, encoded by the coding sequence ATGAGCAGTAAGAAGAATGCATTGGACAAGAACAGGAGCAGGGAGACCCTGAAACGGATCCTTAAATATATCAGCCAATACAAGTGGAGCGTCATCCTGTCTCTGTTTCTGGCCCTTATCACAGTGGCCCTTACTCTGTATGTGCCGATTCTGACAGGCCGTGCCGTGGACCGCATTGTCTCGGCCGGACATGTGGATTTTGCAGGGTTAAAGGGAATCCTTATAACAATATTGGGAGCAGTGGCTGTTACGTCCGTATCCCAATGGCTTATGAACCATATCAACAATATCATCACCTACCGGGTTGTGAAGGATATCCGGACCAGGGCCTTCAACCAGCTGGAGGTGATGCCCCTAAGCTATATAGATGTGCACCCATCCGGAGATATCATAAGCCGGATTATCGCGGACATAGACCAGTTTTCAGAAGGCCTACTCATGGGATTTACCCAGCTGTTTACAGGCGTTCTGACCATAGCGGGAACGCTGCTGTTCATGCTTTCCATCCAGCCCGCCATCACGGCTGTGGTGGTGGTGCTGACGCCCATATCCCTGTTTGTGGCCAGCTTTATCGCTAAAAAGACGTTTGTCATGTTCCGGAAGCAGTCAGAGACCAGGGGAGAGCTGACCTCCCTGACCGATGAGATGCTGGGCAATATGAAGGTGGTCCAGGCCTTCGGACACCAGGAAGAGGCACAGAAGCAGTTTGAGGAGATTAATGAACGTCTGGCCGGATACAGCCTGAGGGCGACCTTTTTCTCATCCATTACCAATCCGGCCACCCGCTTTGTTAACAGCCTGGTCTATGCTGCCGTGGGCATCACGGGAGCCTATGGGGCTATCCGGGGGCTCATCACCGTGGGACAGCTGACCAGTTTCCTCAGCTACGCCAACCAGTACACAAAGCCCTTTAATGAGATATCAGGGGTGGTGACAGAGCTGCAGAATGCTCTGGCGTCCGCTGCCCGGGTGTTTGAGCTGATTGATGAGAAAACTATGATAGAGGACAGGGAGGACGCAACGGTACTGCGCGGAGCAAAGGGCAGTGTGGATCTGGAGCAGGTCTGCTTCTCCTACACGCCTGAGAAAAAGCTGATTGAGGATTTTAACCTGTCGGTACAGCCCGGACAGAGGGTTGCCATCGTGGGACCTACCGGCTGCGGCAAGACTACCATCATCAACCTGCTGATGCGTTTTTACGACGTGGATTCCGGAGCTATCAAGGTGGAGGGAACCGACATCCGCGATGTGACCAGGGAGAGCCTGCGGACCAGCTACGGCATGGTGCTGCAGGACACATGGCTTAAATCAGGCACCATCCGGGACAATATAGCCTACGGCCATCCAAATGCCACTGAGGAAGAGATTATCCAGGCAGCAAAACAGGCCCATGCCCATGGATTTATCATGCGGATGCCGGATGGATACGCCACTGTTATCAGTGAGGACGGAGGGAACCTGTCCCAGGGACAGAAACAGCTTCTCTGTATTGCCAGGGTTATGCTGTGCCTTCCTCCCATGCTCATACTGGACGAGGCCACATCTTCCATTGACACCAGGACAGAGATTAAGGTGCAGAAGGCCTTTGCGCAGATGATGGAGGGCAGAACCAGCTTCATAGTGGCCCACAGATTGTCCACCATCCGGGAGGCAGACGTGATTCTGGTCATGCGGGACGGTAAAATTGTGGAAAAGGGTAAGCATGAGGAGCTTCTGGGGATGCATGGTTTTTACGCGGATATTTACAATGCGCAGTTTGCCAGAGGATAG
- a CDS encoding YitT family protein, translating to MGDGQMMSELYQENMKRQNKNRRRKDVAAFLCILLGSLIVAVNMNTFVEQGELVPGGFTGLAKLIQRIGLSFYDVQISFTLLNVLFNAVPAVFAYRLVGKKFTILSCICLLTVSILVDELPVVPITGDILLISVFGGIINGLGMSLVLNSRACGGGTDFIAMSLSAKYKVSTFNYMLLFSAVIILISGTIFGMDKALYSIIFQFCNTQVINTFYKKYKKKTLLIVTDNPAAVSADLLELTNHSSTILKGFGSYSANKKYLIYTVLSDSDVRKMKKRIREQYPDTFVNVINSSDVVGNFYIQPLE from the coding sequence ATGGGAGACGGACAGATGATGTCTGAATTGTATCAGGAGAATATGAAGCGGCAGAACAAAAACAGGAGGAGGAAGGATGTGGCGGCCTTTCTCTGCATCCTGCTGGGAAGCCTGATTGTAGCTGTCAACATGAATACCTTTGTGGAGCAGGGAGAGCTGGTGCCGGGAGGCTTTACCGGACTGGCCAAGCTGATCCAGAGAATCGGACTCAGTTTTTATGATGTCCAGATATCATTTACATTACTGAATGTACTTTTTAATGCAGTTCCGGCCGTGTTCGCATACCGGCTGGTGGGTAAGAAATTTACAATCCTGTCCTGTATCTGCCTGCTGACCGTGTCAATCCTGGTGGATGAGCTGCCTGTGGTTCCCATCACCGGGGATATCCTGCTGATATCAGTCTTCGGAGGCATCATAAACGGCCTGGGGATGAGCCTGGTTCTCAACAGCAGGGCCTGCGGCGGCGGAACGGACTTTATCGCCATGTCTCTGTCGGCAAAATACAAGGTATCCACCTTCAACTACATGCTTTTGTTCAGTGCGGTCATCATACTGATATCGGGAACTATTTTCGGAATGGATAAGGCGCTGTACTCCATTATTTTCCAGTTCTGCAATACCCAGGTTATCAATACCTTTTATAAGAAATATAAGAAAAAGACGCTTCTTATTGTGACAGATAACCCGGCGGCCGTGTCCGCGGACCTGCTGGAGCTGACCAACCACAGCAGCACGATTTTAAAGGGCTTCGGCTCCTACTCAGCCAATAAAAAATACCTGATTTATACCGTGCTCTCGGACAGTGATGTGAGAAAAATGAAGAAGCGGATACGGGAACAGTACCCGGATACATTTGTAAACGTTATCAATTCCAGCGATGTGGTGGGGAATTTTTACATACAGCCCCTGGAGTGA
- a CDS encoding hemolysin family protein, which translates to MESDPEAANILFQITILVILTLINAFFAGSEMAVVSVNKNKIHRLSEQGNKNAALIERLMKDSTVFLSTIQVAITLAGFFSSASAATGIAQVLAVRMAQWNLPYSQTLAGVVVTIILAYFNLVFGELVPKRIALQKAEAFSLFCVRPIYYISRIMNPFIKLLSLSTSGFLKLIGMHNENLETDVSEEEIKSMLETGSEAGVFNDIEKEMITSIFSFDDKKAKEVMVPRQDMVALDINEPLEEFLDEILESMHSKIPVYEGEIDNIIGVLSTKALTIEARRTSFDKLDVRTLLKPAYFVPENRRTDALFREMQANKIKLAILIDEYGGVSGMVTLEDLIEEIVGDIHEEYEEEEPELTELEPHKVYRVSGGITLFDLKEEMHLHMDSSCDTLSGYLMEQLGYIPSREQLPLTVVTPEADYEILEVEDRVIEWVKLTLKETKKEQEE; encoded by the coding sequence ATGGAATCTGACCCTGAAGCGGCCAATATTTTATTCCAAATCACAATCTTAGTTATTCTGACATTAATCAATGCATTCTTTGCAGGCTCCGAGATGGCAGTGGTATCTGTTAACAAGAACAAGATACACCGCCTGTCCGAGCAGGGAAACAAAAACGCAGCGCTCATAGAGCGCCTGATGAAGGACTCAACGGTGTTCCTGTCCACCATCCAGGTGGCCATCACTCTGGCAGGCTTTTTCTCCAGTGCATCGGCGGCTACCGGTATCGCCCAGGTGCTGGCGGTACGGATGGCGCAGTGGAACCTGCCCTACAGCCAGACCCTGGCAGGCGTTGTGGTGACCATCATCCTGGCTTATTTTAACCTGGTGTTTGGTGAGCTGGTGCCCAAGCGGATTGCCCTGCAGAAAGCGGAGGCCTTCAGCCTGTTCTGCGTACGTCCCATTTATTATATATCACGTATCATGAATCCCTTTATAAAACTGCTCTCTCTGTCCACCAGCGGCTTTCTGAAGCTGATCGGCATGCACAATGAAAACCTGGAGACAGATGTGTCCGAGGAAGAAATCAAGTCCATGCTGGAAACCGGAAGCGAGGCAGGTGTGTTTAATGACATTGAGAAGGAGATGATAACGTCCATATTTTCCTTTGACGACAAGAAGGCCAAGGAAGTGATGGTGCCCAGACAGGATATGGTGGCGCTGGATATCAATGAGCCGCTGGAAGAATTTCTGGATGAGATTCTGGAATCCATGCACTCCAAGATTCCTGTATACGAAGGGGAGATTGACAACATCATAGGCGTTCTGTCCACAAAGGCACTGACCATTGAGGCCAGAAGGACTTCCTTTGACAAGCTGGATGTCCGCACCCTTTTAAAGCCGGCCTATTTTGTGCCGGAGAACCGCAGGACCGACGCCCTGTTCCGGGAGATGCAGGCAAATAAAATCAAACTGGCCATTCTGATCGACGAATACGGCGGCGTGTCCGGTATGGTGACTCTGGAGGATCTTATCGAGGAAATCGTTGGTGATATTCATGAGGAATACGAGGAGGAGGAGCCGGAGCTTACAGAGCTGGAGCCCCATAAGGTCTACCGGGTGTCGGGCGGCATTACCCTGTTTGATTTGAAGGAGGAGATGCACCTGCATATGGACAGCTCCTGTGATACCCTGTCCGGATACTTAATGGAACAGCTGGGGTATATACCGTCCCGGGAACAGCTGCCCCTGACAGTGGTTACACCGGAAGCTGATTATGAGATATTGGAAGTGGAAGACAGAGTGATAGAATGGGTGAAGCTGACCCTTAAGGAGACAAAGAAAGAACAGGAAGAATGA
- a CDS encoding sodium ion-translocating decarboxylase subunit beta translates to MSFLLEGITAVTWQQAVMYVVGIILIWLAVKKEYEPSLLLPLGFGAILVNLPYSGVVDQMVQGKVPAAGIIEWLFKTGIEASEAMPILLFIGIGAMIDFGPLLSQPVLFLFGAAAQFGIFAAILIACLMGFDLRDAASIGIIGAADGPTSILVSQVLGSRYIGPIAVAAYSYMALVPIIQPFAIRLVTTRKERCIHMEYNPKSVNKQLRIAFPIAVTIIVGLISPQSVALVGFLMFGNLLRECGVLGSLSQTAQNEFANIITLLLGITISFSMRAEQFVNPATLMIMVLGLVAFVFDTIGGVLFAKLINVFLKMAGKKPVNPMIGGCGISAFPMSSRVVQRMAAREEPGNIILMQAAGTNVSGQVASVIAGGLVISIVSQYL, encoded by the coding sequence ATGAGTTTTCTGTTGGAAGGCATTACGGCGGTAACCTGGCAGCAGGCAGTCATGTATGTGGTGGGAATTATCCTGATTTGGCTGGCGGTTAAGAAGGAATATGAACCATCCCTTCTTCTGCCCCTGGGTTTTGGCGCCATACTGGTCAACCTGCCGTATTCCGGTGTGGTGGACCAGATGGTACAGGGAAAGGTACCTGCGGCCGGAATCATAGAATGGCTGTTCAAAACCGGAATCGAGGCTTCGGAGGCCATGCCAATCCTGCTTTTTATCGGAATTGGCGCTATGATTGATTTTGGACCATTGCTGAGCCAGCCGGTACTGTTCCTGTTCGGGGCAGCGGCCCAGTTTGGAATCTTTGCAGCTATCCTCATTGCGTGTCTTATGGGCTTTGATCTGAGGGATGCCGCCTCCATCGGCATCATTGGAGCTGCGGACGGACCTACCTCCATCCTGGTATCCCAGGTTCTGGGGTCCAGGTACATCGGCCCCATTGCGGTGGCCGCCTATTCCTATATGGCCCTGGTTCCCATTATCCAGCCCTTTGCCATACGTCTGGTGACCACCAGAAAGGAGCGCTGTATTCATATGGAGTACAATCCCAAGAGTGTGAATAAACAGCTGCGAATCGCGTTTCCCATTGCCGTGACCATCATAGTGGGCCTGATATCACCGCAGTCCGTGGCCCTGGTGGGCTTTCTTATGTTCGGAAACCTGCTTCGGGAATGCGGCGTCCTGGGAAGCCTGAGCCAGACGGCCCAGAACGAGTTTGCCAATATAATCACACTGCTCCTGGGCATCACCATCTCGTTCAGCATGAGAGCAGAGCAGTTTGTGAACCCGGCTACATTGATGATTATGGTTCTGGGACTGGTGGCCTTTGTATTCGACACCATCGGCGGCGTGCTTTTTGCCAAGCTGATTAATGTATTCCTCAAGATGGCGGGTAAGAAACCGGTGAACCCCATGATTGGGGGCTGCGGCATATCCGCATTCCCCATGTCCTCCAGGGTGGTGCAGAGGATGGCTGCCAGGGAGGAGCCGGGTAATATCATACTGATGCAGGCTGCCGGCACCAATGTATCGGGCCAGGTGGCATCGGTTATTGCCGGAGGACTGGTTATCAGCATCGTGTCCCAGTATCTGTAG
- a CDS encoding IS110 family transposase, whose amino-acid sequence MIYVGIDIAKLNHFAAAISSDGEILIEPFKFSNNYDGFYLLLSHLAPLDQNSIIIGLESTAHYGDNLVRFLISKGFKVCVLNPIQTSFMRKNNVRKTKTDKVDTFVIAKTLMMQDSLRFMALEDLDYIELKELGRFRQKLVKQRTRLKIQLTSYVDQAFPELQYFFKSGLHQNSVYAVLKEAPTPNAIASMHLTHLAHTLEVASHGHFGKDKARELRVLAQKSVGVNDSSLSIQITHTIEQIELLDSQLFSTELEMANLVTCLHSVIMTIPGIGVVNGGMILGEIGDIHRFSNPKKLLAFAGLDPTVYQSGNFQAHRTRMSKRGSKVLRYALMNAAHNVVKNNATFKAYYDAKRAEGRTHYNALGHCAGKLVRVIWKMLTDEVAFNLE is encoded by the coding sequence ATGATTTACGTAGGCATTGATATTGCCAAACTCAACCATTTCGCCGCCGCGATTTCTTCCGACGGCGAAATACTCATCGAGCCGTTCAAATTTTCTAATAACTATGATGGCTTCTATCTACTGCTTTCTCATCTGGCACCACTTGACCAGAACAGTATCATCATAGGTCTTGAATCAACGGCACACTACGGTGACAACCTTGTTCGTTTTCTCATCAGCAAGGGCTTTAAAGTGTGTGTTCTCAACCCTATCCAGACTTCGTTCATGCGTAAAAATAATGTACGCAAAACGAAGACTGATAAAGTCGACACGTTTGTGATTGCTAAAACCCTTATGATGCAGGATTCCCTTCGGTTTATGGCCTTAGAGGATCTGGATTACATTGAGCTCAAAGAGCTCGGTAGATTCCGCCAGAAACTTGTGAAGCAGCGTACACGCTTAAAAATTCAGCTGACTTCCTATGTAGACCAGGCATTCCCGGAACTACAATACTTCTTTAAGTCTGGCTTGCATCAAAACTCTGTCTATGCCGTCCTTAAGGAGGCTCCGACACCCAACGCTATTGCTTCTATGCATTTGACCCATCTTGCTCACACCCTCGAAGTTGCTTCCCACGGCCATTTCGGTAAGGATAAAGCCAGAGAATTAAGAGTTCTCGCACAGAAGTCTGTCGGTGTCAATGACAGTTCTCTATCTATTCAAATAACTCATACCATTGAACAGATCGAGTTACTGGATAGCCAACTTTTTTCTACAGAGCTTGAAATGGCAAATCTTGTCACCTGCCTGCACTCTGTAATTATGACCATTCCCGGAATTGGTGTCGTGAATGGCGGAATGATTCTTGGTGAGATTGGTGATATACACCGATTCTCTAATCCAAAGAAACTGCTTGCATTTGCTGGACTGGATCCGACCGTTTATCAGTCTGGAAACTTCCAGGCTCACAGAACCAGGATGTCCAAAAGAGGATCTAAAGTGCTACGCTATGCCCTCATGAATGCAGCTCACAATGTCGTAAAAAACAATGCTACTTTCAAAGCTTATTATGATGCCAAGAGAGCGGAAGGCCGGACTCATTACAATGCCCTTGGGCACTGTGCTGGCAAACTTGTCAGAGTCATCTGGAAGATGCTCACTGACGAAGTAGCATTCAACCTCGAATAA